Below is a genomic region from Mangifera indica cultivar Alphonso unplaced genomic scaffold, CATAS_Mindica_2.1 Un_0057, whole genome shotgun sequence.
TAGACATCATCAATTTTGTCCATCATCAAGGAATAATAACTAAATCAAGCAAAAAGATTTCGTTCGTCCTTTGTCTATTGTCTTCCTTTGTACATTGTTTGTCGATATTGAAAAACCATTGTGATCTTTTTGTCTAGATGATGATGGGTTCTTGTTGGAGGGGTGAAAAGATGGCGATGACAATGTTTAAGGTGGAAAAAGACGGTCGCCGGTGGTTAAAGATGGTGGTCgaagagtgaagaaaaaaactttagatttgagggtaaaaatgtaatttttcaaaattgaaaaattttattagagatgaatttgttagtttctaaaatcttgaaggaaaatgtaataaatatatatatatttttaataatattattaaaataatagttttacattcaattctaactgaaaattttagcataatttaactcataaataggattttaaatttaaaaaaatgagtgGGTTTGGGTTTGAGATTTTACTGCATTTTAGGtggggaataagtcttttggctttacGGAGAATGCTAGGGTCCAATGCGCCCCATGagtttttgtttgaatgaatgGACCAATTGTGCAGGCATGGGagtttcatatttaattttatttcttctgaTATGCTGCTTTGTTGCTAATGGGTGAGCTACCATTGTGGACGGGCTTGCCTTTCATTGGAACGACAAATGAGTAAAAATTGAGTCCAAATTAATGAGTTTGCTCTAATTCGAgtttagatttagggtttaggacAAAGTTGCTCTTGAGTTACAGATCCAAAACTCATTTAAATTATGTAGtgtcaataaaaaattgttgattaaaaaaacaatattgttaGAAGCGTAAAAAATATCATCGGACAGACAAATAGATCacactaaaatcaaattatcaagtCAAAGATCCAAAACAAtagatttgattcgaatttacaTCTATTCTCACGGTTCTAGAAAGTGAAAACCCAAGttcttttttttggtgaaaTTGCTTTTTGGATCTTACGTCCAACCCACTAATGGTAAAGCGatcaaaataattgaaagaaattaaattggGATTGATATTCCAGAAGATATTTTCATTGTGCTTCCATGATTGGGAccataaatatagaaaataaatttgactgTTTGCATTAGAGAGTTACTAATATGTATGGATTCAGTCCCAATTGTCTGAGTTCAGATGTAATAAACAGAGTTTGAATCGATTGATTGAGTTTTACTTTATAGATTTCTAACCGACACAAAACTGAGTCTTGTTTGATTTGCTCCATACTAAATCCAGCCTTATTCTCCACAAaaccaattaatcaaatatCAAGCAACTCAAAAGAAGTTATATTGCCGATGTGGGAGCTCTCTTCTCTAACAATTGTTTCCTTCTTCACCTGTGATTTCAAGCAATTGGGGTTTCATTTTTTTCGTCTCCACTAATTGTTTTTTTAGCATTATTGTTCATCTTTTTTGACATTACTGTTCACCAATTTGAATTGACCATTCTTGAATCAAATCAACCCCTATAATAAAATGCTCTGTTTTATTAGagtttcaatatattatttttagagtTCTTGTCTTTTCCATGGTTTTCTCCCTTTCGCATAAAATTCTCCTTATGTGCTTGATTTTGATTAAGTTTCATCTTGATGTCAAATCCCTTACTTTTATCCATTGAATTTATTTGCAAAACTACAAAAACAGAGAGTTTTAGAAGACACAGTATATACAAGTTTTGATAGCTATTATTGGTTTGGTGGGATCATCCGTATATATTCATAAATCTCACCAACTCTGTTCTATTTATAACACTACGAAGAAGCGTTCGTTCCAAATATACAGACAAAATTTGTGCTTAACAGATTTTCTGTTTCTGACGAACAAAGGACTTGGTGTCCCCCCGGCCGACCGCCTGCCttgtaatttgtttatttatttatttatttttttacctcGTTACCAGGGTTCTGCGGGCCAGCCCTTTCAACTTCTTAAAATGGCCCTGCTGCAAGTTTCCGCCAAGGTGATCCACCTGTGTACAGGGTATGTTCACCCGATCATGGATGCACTGGATCTAATATATTGGCCGTATTTGATGATGCAATTGATAATATGGAGAAAATAAATACTTGCGACAGAAGAGGATGAAAGATTTAAACTAGCTAATGTAAGTGTGAATAAATCTAGAAACCCAACATTCCAATTTTATCTGTCTATACATACCAGATTATCAATCTCTGCATGCATATCAGATTATCAGAATCATTAGCCCGTAATACAGAGAACAGAAGAAAAGCTACATAACAATGTATGTCATTTATGTGAAAGTAATGGCTGTAGGTAATCTcaagagaaggaaagaaaaacagGTTGGTAGAACATATGTTCTCATAAATAACATGATTCAAAAAGACATACAGTAGGTCGCATAAAGGTGGTTGAAGCAATTCCGGAGCCAAATAACAATTGTTTAACACTTTACTAAGTAAGTTTAAGTAGGCACATgtccaaagaaagaaaaacaaaagacgAATTACATAATTTTCACTCAAAAGCCCAAAGATTCTCCCGACGaacctcctcctcctcttctgGTGTAAAGTCATTTGCAATTTGAAATGTTTTGCGAATATCCTCTGGTGTTTTGCCCTTCATCATATCTGCAACTGTCTGGCAAGTCAGGTCCAACAAGCTTTTGATGTTGAGATAGTTTGCAGCCTAAAAGAACAGAGCACAAATACAAACAGGTGTTTACAGTAAAACAGTATAGAAAAtcgataaaaataatttaagatgaATCACCTATATCCTTATATATTAAGGTAAAGCACTATCGTTGACGTAGGAACAACTGAAAACATGATACATGAATCTCCAACACAGAGCCAATATGGCCATTACAATGGAATACAGAAGCTTACGAAAAAACTGCTAACATGCAGTAGAAGTTATGCAATAATTccacataaagaaaaaaaaaacttatttattacAGGGAGAGAAAAGAGTAATAATTCATGTACAAATGATAGGTATCAATGGGTACAAACAAAATTGGCAtgatattacataattaaatgatCTAATTATcaactttatctctaattcaaaatcagcCTATCATACTTGTTTGTACATGAAAAGTTAATATAGTCTATACCCAGCAAAAATCAACTGATTTGCAATCTTTACATGAATTCagaaattcaaattgtaatataataacaagGAGAACGATACACCTACCATTACAAGGACATGAATAATACACAACTTTTAAAGAGCAAAAGCATAGGGATACACATTCAATCAAtaaatacccaattatatatCTTTCACAATCAAATCTTCCCTCTGATTTTACCAATTAGGAATTTGATCAAGTGAGTACATAGTATAGcttatttaatccaaattattgGATTAAATCATTAATTGTGACATATTTAGGATAACCGAtgtgaataatttaattgtgaATAATAATACAGCttatgattatttgattatgaataataataacacaATTATAACTGTTTTGCAAATAATCTAAATAACTGATAAATTGTGTTAAAATGCCCGATATGTgtaatactaataaaaaaattaaataaatccaaTTATTCGAAAATAAGCTAATCATTCTAGCTTTTGGATTATGCCTTGAAAagaatcaatcaattaaataaatagtaagGGAGAAAGACGACTGACGAGGATGAGATCAAAGAGAGTGGCCTGATCAACTTTGATGAACTCGGCATCCCAGGCCTTGAGATCTTCATCAACAGAACGATCGTCGGACTTGGTGGCCTCGACGTGCTTCTTGCAGTACTCGATAACCTTCGAAAGGATCTGGCTGGTCACATTAGGGAGAGGAATTCCATTGTCGGCGCAATCGTCCTCGATCATATGCTTTATCGTCTGCGATTCCAAAGCCACCACTTCATCAACCTCGAACGCCTCCCCATCGGCGCTTTTCAGAGTGATTTTCTTGCTATTTGACATTCTTCCGCACCGCTCAATCAACCGATCGATCCAAAATGTCAGAAACCCTATGGAGATAACTACCTACCCCACGATTTCAATAAACAATACTATTTtcaatattgaataaatttatatacgcgtgtatataatatatattgatcagaGGTCAAGGAGTTGGTTTTGGGGTTAGACAGGGGCAGTTATGTAGTCTGGATGAATTTGATCAATGGATCTGATTATTGTTTTACCGTTTTAATGGGCTTAGAATTGCTGCTAGATTTATTGGGGTGGTTTTCGGCCAAAAGGAATGTAAAGCATAGTTCACGGGTTAACTTAaataagggagaaggactatttcccacccaacttttaatacgttttcaaaatgccacccacgccagatgaaaatctagttttctcactcatgaccaaactgccgtccattttttcagttaggaacaggggcaaaatcgtcatttactatttaaaatattaaaactttaaaattttaccgtttcccccttcaggttttaaaaagtaataactaacccatcctcaaagtttgaaaaatttaatttcaccccctagggtttgcttccttctccggccaccaccgacgacagctgcaatcgatcgatgggagatctccgactacaaaggacgacgaaggacgaccctttgtcgcccagatctggacgacgaagcgtcgtctagatctggaagaacatacgaaggacgacgcttcgtcgtccttcgtcgtagcGTCTGGACGACGCGACGAGCAACGAAGGACGactcgtctgggtggagcgacgaagagatctctgtctcttcgtcgcattgtgcgacgaagagatcttcgtctcttcgttCGTCGCATCGTGCACTAGGAGaaggagatctccgtctcttccttCTTCGACCACCACCGctgtcgcaccaggagaaggaggaggcaggtgactacgccgggagatgaagttgaagaatgggggtgaaactgctagttttgaaagttatggggggcggctgtttttttgaaaaatttggaaaccctaggtttggggggtgaaaatgttagttttcaaagtttaaaaactttaggtaaggtgaaatgttagcttctaaaacctaaggggggtgaaggaaaactctcacatcaattttgggatgaattttgcagaggggtatttttgtcatttcatctaacaagggtaaaatggacattttacccttatgcaaacagaaaccatccacattaacggctcatgggtgggaaaactggattttcatctggtGTGTGTGGcattttgagaacgcatcaaaaattgggtgggaaatagtccttctcccctTAAATACATcaagggatattgaaatttttaccactattttattccgtgtatacaaaattgttacctatcctaaagctttcacaaatataccacaacagtactcacttttcccaaaatacccctcttcaatatttcatgcataaattctctctcttctgttctgtaatttttttttctcttcttcctcttcttccaaagtgataaaagaatcactctcactttttcctcatcttcaaaaacaaaaacaagaagaaaaaaactgaattcttcatataaagaatttttcaaagtaaagatttaaaaaaaaaagaataacctattaaaactcaaacatatcCACTGTATATACCTTATAGAAAATGATGATCGGAGAAGAAGATGTAGTAGTATTTAActgaagaaagataaaaaattgacgtttaaagatttaagtgaaaaacaaaaaattaaacatttaactgaaaaaaaaaacgcttttttgttatttttgaaggttggcgtaacgccaacccttggtgtTACGCCAACCCTTGGTGTTACGCCAacccatatttaaaaaataggcAAAGACTTGGTGTACGCCAAccgataaaatattaaaaagcaGGGGGAAGGGTTGGCGCACGCCAACCCATAAATATTAAAGCAATATTAAAGCAAGAGAAGAGTTGGCatgcaatataataatattatattatattataataattatataatataataatattattatatatattataccacaacagtataatatataatatattatattatatatatacttttataataatatatataatattttatattataatatttaatataatataatattatataatattttatattataatatataatatattatatactattaataatatatataatataataataatattataatatataatattaatattatatatataatatattttatatattatattatatttttaattagaatattataattatattatattattatatattataatatataatattatataatataatatatgtatatattatttgtcattttatataatatatactatattttattttatttcataaaaaggTACGTATGTCAATGCTtgcattttatcttttataaagagatgagacctatatcaataaaaaagttacagtattatattataatataatatatacataatatataaaccaagggtgccattttatatatataatatataaaccaagggttggccgtcgccaagggttggcgatgccgccaacccttggtaacaaaattttatatatatatatatatatatatatattataatattaatattaatcttatatattataatattaatattataatattttatatataatataatattaatttatatttgtatcaaatttcaaattaatttaacaaattaaaatggtgAAAGCTGTTGAATTTTACGCCAATccctaaatttaaatatattataatattataatctaatattaatatattataatataatattatatattataatatataatatgtattaatatattattatatattatattattatatataatatattataatatataattatatatattatatatataatatataaaccaagggttGACGGCATCGCtaacccttggcgtcgccatcgccaacccttggtcaaaatgaataaaaaagagaGCTGGGGGCAAATGGTGGGACAAGGGAGCTggggaaataaaaaaaaaaaaaatggttggcgttaacgccaagcTATATTTGCTATCActctttggtttttttgaatGGTAGGCCCACCTTTAATCCTTCCAGAGATTTATGACAGAAGCATCAGGATTCTCTGCAAGAAAATATTgcagagaataaaatatatataatatattatatataatataatgtatatattatattaataatgtaaataataatattatatgtttattacATAATAagattatgtaatatattatataattataattatattatatataatatatattatataataataatataatataattataatatataaaattaatataataatataataatatatattaatataaatacattatgtACATGTAAGGGTTAGCGTTGCCAACCCTTCAATGTACAGGCCAGGTTGGCGTTAACAATTCTCAGATTTCACGCcaagctttttttattttttttaggttaaacacaaatttttttttttaagttttaattcttaaatattaattttttttcaattaaatcctACTGAATGTGATattcttcgatggtcatttttttccaattgagtttttttgtgagttgctcttttttttttaaatccttattttaaagaattcttaatctgaagattttttatttcctgcttttgtttttgaaatctgaagaattcaacatttttttccaGAAGAGAGAAtgattgattcttttatcactttagaagaagagagaaaaaagttacagagaagaggagagagaatttgtacataaaagattgaagaggggtattttagggaaggtgattactgttgtggtatatttgtgaaagctttaggatatgTGGCAATTTTATATACacgaaataaaatagtggtaaaaatttcaa
It encodes:
- the LOC123207085 gene encoding SKP1-like protein 1B, translating into MSNSKKITLKSADGEAFEVDEVVALESQTIKHMIEDDCADNGIPLPNVTSQILSKVIEYCKKHVEATKSDDRSVDEDLKAWDAEFIKVDQATLFDLILAANYLNIKSLLDLTCQTVADMMKGKTPEDIRKTFQIANDFTPEEEEEVRRENLWAFE